From a region of the Neobacillus niacini genome:
- a CDS encoding molybdenum cofactor biosynthesis protein MoaE, translated as MNFQISKEPIDIQSVIDKVVQRNAGAITTFIGTVRELTKGKKTLFLIYDAYEAMAVKKLEQIGREIEERWEGAQVAITHRVGRLDITDIAVVIAVSTPHRADAYDANRYAIERIKEIVPIWKKEHWEDGEEWMGNQLETVAYPSGKPEESDLNE; from the coding sequence ATGAATTTTCAAATTTCAAAAGAACCGATCGATATTCAATCTGTCATAGATAAGGTTGTTCAGCGCAATGCTGGAGCAATTACTACTTTTATTGGAACCGTTCGTGAATTAACAAAAGGAAAAAAGACTTTATTTTTAATATACGATGCGTACGAAGCGATGGCAGTGAAAAAATTGGAGCAAATCGGCAGGGAGATTGAAGAGCGCTGGGAAGGTGCACAAGTAGCCATTACCCATCGAGTGGGCAGGCTGGATATAACAGATATCGCCGTGGTTATAGCCGTTTCTACTCCTCACCGTGCCGATGCCTATGATGCGAATCGATATGCCATTGAGCGGATTAAAGAAATCGTCCCGATTTGGAAAAAGGAACATTGGGAAGATGGCGAAGAGTGGATGGGCAACCAGCTCGAAACTGTCGCTTACCCTAGTGGCAAGCCTGAGGAGAGTGACTTAAATGAAT